One Ostrea edulis chromosome 2, xbOstEdul1.1, whole genome shotgun sequence genomic region harbors:
- the LOC130052229 gene encoding THAP domain-containing protein 6-like, giving the protein MPAHCCAYGCKNRQIPGADLKFFRIPRDPHLRAKWVWVFKRDDWEPTEHSRICSKHFINGHPSREPTNPDYVPSIFSYKAQPNDSLQSKVLRHQRLLERKENIAKLESAAALLSLGNELPTWVPGISTQTPVASSCEISIQTDITLPVMESLIFTNQYLKHVCDNQKATIDDLTFPQDELQTRCDQQLKELQNLRNSVQKLESDNRILTEEIDRKTLSYSAIKNDDKRTRFYTGFPNLSTLENVFAVASRKVKRRKTKLQQEDELLLTAANVSEVEKEFGYGRSRLSIQHQPVFCHKHFSLVVRCIVPKFRWTSCVTGN; this is encoded by the exons ATGCCTGCCCACTGCTGTGCATATGGCTGTAAAAATAGACAGATACCAGGCGCAGATCTCAAGTTTTTCAGAATACCTAGGGACCCTCACCTGAGAGCAAAGTGGGT ttgggtctttaagcgAGATGATTGGGAGCCCACCGAACATTCCAGAATATGTtccaaacattttataaatg GTCATCCATCCAGGGAACCAACAAATCCAGATTATGTACCATCCATATTTTCATACAAGGCTCAACCCAATGATTCCCTTCAAAGTAAAGTCCTTCGACATCAGCGTCTCTTAGAACGTAAAGAAAATATTGCAAAGTTGGAATCTGCTGCAGCTCTGCTTTCATTGGGAAATGAACTACCAACATGGGTGCCAGGAATCTCCACTCAAACTCCTGTTGCAtcttcatgtgaaatatctatTCAGACAGACATTACCCTGCCAGTGATGGAAAGTTTGATATTCACAAACCAGTATCTCAAGCATGTGTGTGACAATCAAAAAGCAACTATTGATGACTTGACTTTCCCTCAAGATGAGTTGCAAACCCGGTGTGACCAACAATTAAAAGAACTGCAGAACTTGAGGAATTCAGTGCAAAAACTCGAGTCAGATAACAGAATTTTGACGGAGGAAATTGATAGAAAGACCTTAAGTTACAGTGCCATTAAGAACGATGACAAGAGAACCAGATTTTACACTGGTTTTCCTAACCTTTCTACATTGGAAAATGTGTTTGCTGTTGCATCCAGGAAAGTTAAACGGCGGAAAACAAAGCTGCAACAAGAGGATGAACTGCTGCTAACTGCTGCTAACGTTAGTGAAGTAGAGAAGGAATTTGGCTATGGACGATCTCGCCTATCGATTCAACATCAGCCAGTCTTCTGTCACAAACATTTTTCACTCGTGGTTAGATGCATTGTACCAAAGTTTAGGTGGACTAGTTGTGTGACCGGAAACTGA